Proteins from one Ciconia boyciana chromosome 26, ASM3463844v1, whole genome shotgun sequence genomic window:
- the CCT3 gene encoding T-complex protein 1 subunit gamma: MMGPRPVLVLSQNMKRESGRKVQTGNITAAKTIADIIRTCLGPRAMMKMLLDPMGGIVMTNDGNAILREIQVQHPAAKSMIEISRTQDEEVGDGTTSVIILAGEMLSVAEHFLEQQMHPTVIIGAYRKALDDMISILKKIGTPVDVNNKEMMLKIIKSAINTKAINRWSDLACSIALDAVKTVEFEENGRKEIDIKKYAKVEKIPGGFSEDSCVLRGIMVNKDVTHPRMRRLIKNPRIVLLDCSLEYKKGESQTDIEITREEDFARILQMEEEYIQQICEDLMRVKPDLVITEKGISDLAQHYLMKANITAIRRVRKTDNNRIARACGARIVSRTDELREEDVGTGARLFEVKKIGDEYFAFITDCKDPKACTIILRGASKEILAEVERNLQDAMQVCRNVLIDPQLVPGGGATEMAVSHALTEKSKGMTGVEQWPYRAVAQALEVIPRTLIQNCGASTIRVLTSLRAKHTQEGSQTWGVNGETGTLVDMKDLGIWEPLAVKLQTYKTAVETAVLLLRIDDIVSGHKKKGDDQSKQPAAPEAAQE, from the exons ATGATGGGCCCGCGCCCTGTCCTCGTGCTCA GTCAGAATATGAAACGTGAGTCTGGGAGAAAAGTCCAGACTGGAAACATCACTGCTGCTAAG ACTATTGCTGACATTATCCGAACATGTTTGGGACCACGAGCTATGATGAAG ATGCTTTTGGACCCCATGGGTGGGATTGTGATGACCAACGATGGCAATGCTATTCTTAGAGAA ATTCAAGTCCAGCATCCAGCTGCAAAATCAATGATAGAGATCAGCCGTACTCAAGATGAAGAAGTTGGAGATGGGACCACATCTGTCATTATCCTTG ctggaGAGATGCTCTCTGTTGCCGAACACTTTCTTGAACAGCAGATGCACCCAACTGTGATCATTGGGGCTTATCGTAAGGCTCTGGATGACATGATCAGTATTCTAAAGAAAATTGG CACTCCAGTGGACGTGAACAACAAAGAGATGatgcttaaaataataaagagtGCTATAAATACCAAGGCAATAAACCGCTGGTCTGACTTGGCCTGTAGCATTGCTCTTGATGCTGTTAAGACGGTGGAGTTTgaagaaaatggcagaaaggaaattgatattaaaaaatatgcaaaagtaGAAAAG ATTCCAGGTGGTTTTAGTGAAGACTCATGTGTTTTGCGTGGAATCATGGTGAATAAAGATGTAACTCATCCCAGGATGCGTCGCCTTATTAAGAATCCTCGCATTGTCCTTCTGGATTGTTCACTAGAGTACAAGAAAGGAGAGAGCCAG ACTGATATTGAAATAACGCGGGAGGAAGACTTTGCCCGCATCCTGCAGATGGAGGAAGAGTACATTCAGCAGATTTGCGAGGATCTGATGAGAGTCAAGCCGGATCTGGTGatcacagaaaaaggaatttctg ACTTGGCCCAACACTACCTGATGAAAGCCAACATCACCGCGATCCGCAGGGTGAGAAAGACAGACAACAACAGGATCGCCAG GGCCTGCGGAGCTCGCATCGTGAGTCGCACAGATGAGCTGCGGGAGGAGGATGTGGGAACTGGAGCCAGgctttttgaagttaaaaaaataggaGATGAGTATTTTGCCTTCATCACTGATTGCAAAGACCCCAAGGCTTGCACTATCATTCTGCGTGGAGCCAGCAAGGAAATCCTAGCA GAGGTAGAGCGCAACCTCCAGGACGCCATGCAGGTGTGCCGCAACGTCCTCATCGACCCGCAACTGGTGCCGGGAGGGGGAGCTACCGAAATGGCCGTTTCCCACGCGCTGACGGAGAAGTCCAAAGGCATGACGGGTGTGGAGCAGTGGCCCTACCGTGCCGTAGCCCAGGCTCTGGAAGTCATTCCCCGAACGCTGATCCAGAACTGCGGCGCTAGTACCATCCGTGTGCTGACCTCGCTCAGG GCAAAACACACTCAAGAAGGCAGCCAGACGTGGGGAGTGAACGGCGAGACCGGCACCTTAGTTGACATGAAGGACCTGGGGATCTGGGAGCCTTTAGCAGTCAAATTGCAGACCTACAAAACAGCCGTAGAG ACTGCAGTTCTCCTCCTCCGCATTGATGACATTGTTTCGGGGCACAAAAAGAAGGGCGATGATCAAAGCAAGCAGCCCGCTGCGCCAGAGGCAGCCCAGGAATAA
- the GLMP gene encoding glycosylated lysosomal membrane protein produces the protein MAASALLLAALLAAGGRGAARRDGAGGGRRQVSMQYNPGWNNSSVNLLHVQAVGPSDTLHYIWSSIGAPAVLLVATESRSSALRVNWTQLLSPAPAGAIWIDPPSSVVYSTAVVFTKVFEYSEAKTLEELFYPTYDLSGFSWDSINRTLNHTALTAEFTGVPATDPSGSFSNGSLAFRVTAYEAGGRDGPLPSLLHTANSSKVEFVLAGVAPRGNSSRFVLEVATVEETGVVQRLRSARSIDDEYTPTIFEMLSLVAESQNDSSTLSFLQWKATAYGSQSPRREDSIQCRSHGLQAANWTLPVSGIVHAYFGEGVGSTYTISAINISFGGEDGRVYQEKRYLSWSALLGFGQPPKDTFSPLVISIMAVALGTPMVMLLVGSCVVVFAQRKRYSEYEPIN, from the exons ATGGCCGCCAGCGCCCTGCTGCTGGCCGCGCTgctggcggcgggcggccggggggcggcgaggcgggacggggccgggggcggccgccggcag gtGTCGATGCAGTACAACCCCGGCTGGAACAACTCCTCCGTCAACCTGCTCCACGTGCAGGCGGTGGGGCCCAGTGACACCCTGCACTACATCTGGAGCAGTATTGGGGCCCCCGCGGTGCTGCTGGTGGCTACGGAGAGCAGGAGCAGCGCCCTGCGCGTCAACTGGACCCAGCTGCTCTCGCCCGCTCCTGCGGGCGCCATCTGGATCGACCCTCCCAGCAGCGTTGTCTACTCCACTGCCGTTGTCTTCACCAAG GTGTTCGAGTACAGCGAGGCCAAAACACTGGAAGAACTCTTCTACCCCACGTACGACCTGTCTGGCTTTTCCTGGGACAGCATCAATCGCACCCTGAACCACACAGCCCTGACGGCCGAGTTCACGGGCGTCCCGGCCACTGACCCCAGCGGCAGCTTCTCCAACGGCAGCCTGGCATTTCGG GTGACAGCCTACGAGGCCGGTGGCCGTGACgggcccctgcccagcctcctgcACACGGCAAACAGCTCTAAAGTGGAGTTTGTCCTGGCTGGGGTGGCTCCACGGGGCAACAGCTCCCGATTTGTGCTGGAGGTGGCCACGGTGGAGGAGACAGGGGTGGTGCAGAGGCTGCGCTCGGCACGCTCCATCGACGATGAGTACACTCCCACCATCTTCGAG ATGCTCTCCCTGGTAGCCGAGTCCCAAAATGACAGCTCCACGCTCAGCTTCCTGCAGTGGAAGGCGACAGCCTACGGCTCCCAGAGCCCCAGGCGCGAGGACAGCATCCAGTGCCGGTCTCACGGCCTGCAGGCAGCCAACTGGACCCTGCCTGTGTCCGGCATTGTCCACGCCTACTTTGGGGAGGGTGTAGGCAGCACCTACACCATCAGCGCCATCAATATCTCTTTTGGGGGAGAGGATGGAAGGGTTTACCAGGAGAAGCGCTACCTTAGCTG GTCGGCGCTGCTGGGCTTCGGGCAGCCCCCCAAGGACACCTTCTCCCCCCTCGTCATCTCCATCATGGCCGTGGCACTGGGCACCCCCATGGTGATGCTCCTGGTGGGCAGCTGCGTGGTCGTCTTTGCCCAGAGGAAACGTTACTCTGAGTACGAGCCCATCAACTGA
- the TMEM79 gene encoding transmembrane protein 79: protein MAAADPILPPEEVALLELGKVALATPLDQVPPAPDEHPGDPDATLPWDRCQHSAQDQPEPAEMKRRSSPEGGREDPEEAALTCPPAEAEDEEAHGLPVMAAHVFVPIDPQCIERTPGKQKKQPAPWPREEGKGGYVPPSDKPDSQKQVFLPIGPLRYRDPLGFEGRVAKPPTEGPRCPCTGDCGTDNLKAVASVVGALLLCPCFVYGAYVFLPFDAPLLPAISDRLVYTLRCAAFATFPIVLGMIVSGISRLCSSALEPFGELQREVEIHRTYVSQSVHLFILYFFNMAVLATYLPQEVLKLIPLLTGLFAISRLIYWLSYAIGRSFRAFGFSMTFLPLLAMLLWNLYSMFVLEPENLLAVAAPKPEDRSKDSGAKLRYWG, encoded by the exons ATGGCTGCCGCTGACCCCATCCTGCCCCCTGAGGAGGTGGctttgctggagctggggaaggtggCCCTGGCCACCCCCCTGGACCAGGTGCCACCCGCCCCGGATGAACACCCGGGGGACCCTGATGCCACCCTGCCATGGGACCGGTGCCAGCACAGCGCCCAGGACCAGCCGGAGCCCGCGGAGATGAAGAGACGCTCAAGTCCTGAAGGGGGACGCGAAGACCCCGAGGAGGCTGCTCTCACCTGCCCCCCAGCTGAGGCCGAAGATGAGGAAGCCCACGGGCTGCCCGTGATGGCGGCCCATGTCTTTGTGCCCATCGACCCACAGTGCATTGAGCGGACACCCGGCAAGCAGAAGAAGCAACCCGCCCCATGGCCCCGGGAGGAGGGCAAGGGGGGCTACGTCCCCCCCAGCGACAAACCCGACAGCCAGAAGCAGGTCTTCCTTCCCATCGGCCCCTTGCGCTACAGGGACCCACTGGGCTTTGAGGGGCGAGTGGCCAAGCCACCGACCGAGGGGCCGCGGTGCCCATGCACCGGGGACTGCGGCACCGACAACCTCAAGGCCGTGGCCTCGGTGGTGGgggccctgctcctctgcccctgcTTCGTCTACGGGGCCTACGTCTTCCTGCCTTTTGACGCTCCGCTGCTGCCCGCTATCAGCGACCGCCTGGTCTACACACTCCGCTGTGCCGCCTTTGCCACGTTCCCCATCGTTCTGG ggatGATCGTCAGCGGCATCTCCCGCCTCTGCTCCTCCGCACTGGAGCCCTTCGGGGAGCTGCAGCGGGAGGTGGAGATCCACCGCACCTACGTCTCCCAGTCCGTCCATCTCTTCATCCTCTACTTCTTCAACATGGCTGTGCTGGCCACCTACCTCCCACAGGAGGTCCTCAAGCTCATCCCCCTGCTCACGGGGCTTTTTGCCATCTCCCG GTTGATTTACTGGCTGTCATACGCCATCGGGCGCTCCTTCCGTGCCTTCGGCTTCAGCATGACCTTCCTGCCCCTCCTAGCCATGCTACTCTGGAACCTTTACAGCATGTTCGTCCTGGAGCCCGAAAACCTCCTTGCTGTGGCAGCTCCAAAGCCCGAGGACCGCTCCAAGGACAGTGGAGCCAAACTCCGGTACTGGGGGTGA